In one window of Candidatus Zixiibacteriota bacterium DNA:
- a CDS encoding ferredoxin, with the protein MKVKVDKEACSGDAICVDICPEVFEMNEDDIAIVLVDTVPEEHEDAVREAADSCPESCIEIEE; encoded by the coding sequence ATGAAGGTTAAAGTCGACAAGGAAGCTTGCAGCGGCGACGCTATCTGCGTGGATATCTGCCCGGAAGTCTTCGAGATGAACGAAGATGATATCGCGATCGTTTTGGTGGACACCGTTCCGGAAGAGCATGAGGATGCCGTACGTGAAGCGGCCGACTCCTGCCCCGAAAGCTGCATCGAGATCGAAGAGTAA